CGTTTTTATCCTCGGTTATTTGTAAAAATACCCAAATTGGGCCTCTTTATCCCTAAATTGGGGATGCCATGTTTTAGCACCAGCAAAACCTAGCTCCCGCCCACGCatgaaattgtgaaaattgACGCGAACCTTGTGGAATAGACGCCGGCGACTACACATTGACGCTCCACCGTACCATCGCTCGCCTCGGTCATCTGAGGTATTTCATAAATTCCGTATGTGATGGTATACCTGTGTGATGACATTTGGAAACCACTGGTCATCAATTCATGGCCTAAATGTTTATGCTTGAACGTTTTCCTGTCTGTAGAGTTATGTGGGTGAACACGGCGAATGCCAATTAATTAAAAGTAGGATATTACAACCATTAGTTTGGGTCCAACCGTTCAGGTTGAGTTGTTTGATGTAGTTCGGTCAATGTCATTCTGCATCCGTAGATATTCACCTTTTGTGTTTGTTAATTGCTTTGATGCCAATAATACCAGGATCTTAGTATCCCAACCGTTTGATTTAATGGCATCTCAACACCGCAGCGGTAATGGCAATCACGGCAGTCCATTACCAGAGGGTAATGTCTTCATTTAAGCTCCATTCTTGTGTGTATTAGCGACGACCGTCATAGATAACTGCTTATTCGGTGCAGGTAGCTCGGACATGGTTCCCAACAAAAGCGTAACAGCAGCTGGCGCACGGCGTTGTTGGACAGAACGCGAGGAGACGATTCTTATGACAGCTATGAAAGAGTTGGCTGCAACTGGTTGGAAGTCCGATAATGGGTTCCGGTCAGGTTATCTAACCCGTGCTCTGGAGGCCCTGAAACGTGAATTTCCAAAAACTGATATTGTTGTTCACCCTCACATCAAGTCGAAAATCACCACATGGAAAAAGAATTACTATTCTCTTATGCAAATACTTGACCGTAGTGGAGTTGGTTTCAATGCGGACGGCGACTACAAGATAGACATCGATGATGAACAATGGGCACAAGTTGTGGAGGTATAACTATTCTCATTTTGTGTATGTTTATATAGTAGTATGGGTTTATGCATTATCCAGCTGGTTGTACACTATGTCATTGGAGTTTTTGGTTTAATGTATTTTCAGAAAGACAGCAATGCCAAGTACATGGGGAATAAGTCGTGGCCAATGTTCAGTGACTGGAAGGAGATTTTCGGCAAGGACCGTGCTGATGGGCTAAAGGGCATGGACACCGGGGAGGCTGTTCAAAAGATATATGGTTATAAGGCTGATGTTGGTGACAGTTCAGCTAAATCTTCACCAATTACTTTAGATGAACTATTCCCCGATGAAGTTTTCCCTGGCGGTGTAATGCCTGAGATGGTTGATGAGAGCACCTCGGCACCGACACCTTTGAGAGTACCTACAAGGGTACAGAAAAAACTACCGACAAAGAGGAAGGCCGAGGACAAGATGGACAGTGTCCTTGCTTTGATGAATCGCATCCATGAAGACACCAACGATCGGTTGAAGGACATATCTACACGAATTGGTTATGAGTTTGATCTAAGCACAAAGAGAACCGAGGTCTTCAACCAGCTTAAAGGCATGCCCGGGCTGACCCTCAAACAACAATTCTATGCggcaaaaaaattagtaaaggaGCCCGAGCTTATGGATCTCTTTAGGGGATTGGATGAATGGGCACGGCCGGCGTTTGTGCTTGATCTCCTTGAGACAGATCGAATGATTTGACATTGATAAATTATGTGgcttttgtgtttattttgttatctatcGTAGTTAAAACATTATGCTATGTAACTACTTAGGCCGGCTGCATCAGTAAGAACTATGAAAACTACCTTGGGGATGGATAGCCATATTTTGAACTAACGGATTATACTATTATCAATCCAATATTTGGTAAGCTAATTTCTATATATTCTGAATTGCAATTGTAATGTTTATGTGATGCGAAGCATTGTTTGGTCTCATTCTAACATTCATTTAGACACTGGCTGATGTGCAACTCCATTCTTGTCAACTCCACAAAATACGTGTTATCGATAAAAGGCAACGTGTTATAGAAACAACTACATTACACAAGCAGTGGCTTTACTACATAATGGACACAGCGCACACCAAAGTAGATTTAAGGTACCAAACCATAGAAACTAATAGCATAGGCGCACCACACGATCAAATTCACCAGCCCCTCTTCAAGGCCGATTAAACCACACATAGAACTGGATGTCTTGAGCATCGACGAGCTTAAAATGGCAACGAACGCCCGGGAACAAAGCGTTAGCTTCTTTGAATCGACGCCATCCATGCTTGACCCATATCCTACCCTTGCTATGCTTGAGAAACACCCGCCATGTCTTCCCATCCACCAGAAAATGCACCATATTCTGCTGAGGCGCGGCACTGGCGTGTACGTTCCAGAAGTCGGCCGGTATTTCTATTGTGCGCTTGATGTTTGATGTGGTCAGTTTCAATGTCCATGTGGGATACGCATCATCGTCAAGCGCACCCCGCTCGTCGTCGTACTCACTATCCTCCGCCGACTCCGTTTCCACGTCGGATGGGGCATGATCATCCGAAGAATCAATGTCGGGGTTGTAGATCTCATCGTCAAGATCCTCTTCGTCCAACTCTAATATACAAATATTAGGTACGTGATTAGATACATGCACAAGTATCGATGAAGGAAAAAAGGATGGATTTACAAGATACTGACGGGCGAGATCGCTGCGAGGTGGGCACCCGGTCCCCGACTTGTATCTTTTGACATGGAAAATCCCCCCGTCGACAAGGGTGAAGGTAAGTATCTCTCCATGGCATATATTATTCCCACGCCGGAAGTCAGCCCATCCAACGCATAAGTAGCACCCACTCGCGATATTCAACAAACGGACTGGCCAACTGGATCCATTTGGCATTACAAGTCGACAATCAAACGGTAGATTTTCCGCGTGTTCCGCAACCCATTGTGGAGGTAGTCGCTGCATACAACATAGATTTGGCAAAGAATTTTAGTTTAATcataatgaactaaattaaAATGGGCGCAGTATATGTCATATACCATCTCCTCTTTGTTGCGAGCGCCGGAAAACACTTTGATGAAGGAAGGAAGCTTATGGTAGGCGTCATACGAGTCGTCGTATGCCATAGATAGGTTCAATGAAGTTGCAAGGCTACTTTAGTATGTGGTAGCTTATTTATTGGTCTTCGTTACCTATCAAAACCCACCTTATTTACAACCAATGACATGATTTGTCATTGGCAAAGCCTGCCAAAAGGTGAATGGGTTGGTTTGCAATTGATGAATGTATTGAAAACATCAGCTGTCCAAATGCAAACAGTATGGTTGGTAGTGGGGTGGAGTTATTGTTAATGAATCTACGTCAAAATGTTGACGTTTTGTTACACACACGAATTAACCAAACCAAAATCGCGAATTGTAAtggggttttttttttactttgattCTATAAAAACTATCGAGCAATTGTGTGAACCAAGACGAATTCAGTTAAGTGTTGCAAAGATGGGCCTTATATCCATATCCTACTTGACAACCATTAACcaaaaaacaacaaacattAAACCCTTTGATCACCTAATCAAGAGCACTTGCATTGAAAATTTTGCCGAAAAGGCAGGTACACAAACCGAACATAACATACGCGCACACGCGTATCACTAAGCCTTCACACGGATTAAGTTATTACATCCAACAATACTAAGGACGGTCAAACCAAACTTGAAATTGTGGAGCAAATGCATCAACAAGCTTGAAGTGGCAACGCACCCCAACAACTATATTGTTGTCGTGTTTGAAGCGAGTCCACCCATGTTTCACCCATAGCTTCGTCGAATTGTGTTTTAGAGTACATAGCCATGTCCCACCTTCGGTTGATAGATACACGCCTGCATGTATTGCACCGTTTGGGATATGGCGGCGCCAAAAGCAATATGGAATCTCCAGACGACGATTGATGTTCGTCGAGGTGAGTGTAACGGCGAATGTAGGGAAGCCGTCGATGAGTAGTGCCCTGCTATCATCCACATAATCGTCATCAAACGTTGTTTCAGAGTCAGTCTCAGATGGCACGTAATCTTCGGACGTTGCGAGGTCCATTGCATGGCTACCTTCCCCATCGTCTTCGTCGACAACTACAAAAAAATGAATGTGTGTGGTAAAACCAAAGGTGAACAAACTAAATGAGTTGAATTTAGATTACCGTTGACGTCTCCTTGCGGGGGGCATTGAGTTTCGCTATTAAACCTTTTAACGTTGAACATTCCTACATCTACCAAAGTGAAGGTAAGTGTATCGCCGTGTAAAACGCCGGTGTCACGAATAAAATCTCTCCATCCGGAGGAGAAGAAGAACCCATGTCCAAGCTTTAGAACTCGCACTCTATAACGCATTCCATTCGGCCATACAAGCCTGCAATCGAACGGTATGTCATGGCCGTTAACCCCAACGAAATCGTCTAGCAGTCGCTGCATGAAAAAGTTGACGTTCAATCAAATCCGGGCCATCTCTTTCATAATATATCAACACATAAGGCCACATACCATGTCATCATGGAATCGCCCCTGGTGGAAAACCGTCATGAATGCAGGGATTCGTTGATAGTCAGGGCCGACGTTCGGGACGGCGTGCGGACCATCAGCTGCCATTTTGGTTGAAGATAGTCGAAAAAAGTTGTCGTAATAGTCGAGTACAGTGTAGAGCGTTTCTAGCATGCCGGGTACATGGTTCATAGTGTGTTTTATACTGAAAGCTACAGCATTTGTATTAAAGAGAATGGGTGAGGAAGGAGGTTAACATTTATGAAGCTTGAACCGGTCCTTGACCAAAAAGTGTTGCCGTTTCATGCTACGTTTAGTGCAGAAAATAGTGACCAGCATTTATGATGGCTTAATAGGTGATTGaccaaaatttaataaacacCCTTGGACAAATGTCACAGTTTATGTCAATGAAAATTGACTGAAAAGGTTGAAGGGGTTGGTTTGCAATTACTTCATGCATTGAACCGATGCATGTTTCCATACGTGAACAGGGTGGTGGATGAAGTGGGGTCTTTATGATATTGTTGTGCATTTACTACAATGTGAAGAAGTAATCCCTATAGTATTCAAGCTACACGCAACACTTTCATGATACATGTGGTGTTATATACATGATATGAGTTAAGCTATGCAGCATAGGGGAGGTACGTGGTATCGGCGGTGTAAGTTAATTTATGTGGGAGGTGACCGTTATCTACCTTGATGTAATACGTATGGACGCACTAATGATGGAGTTGTACCACCGTGCCTTTCCCCGGCTATAACAGAAGGTGCCACGTTCAGAACACATCGAAAGAAACTTCCCCCCCAAATACTCAGCAAATTGGATCCATGAACAAGAAAATCCCTCCGCAATCAACGTTTTTCTACATGGGTAAATGGACCGCAGCGATGGATACGTTGCTACTCTCTACTGTGATCAAAATGCGAGCTGGCCGCGCATCGAATGATGACTCCGTGACTGAAGCGGAGCTGAATGAGGCTTGTAAGGTAATTAAGCTTCGCTTTTCGACTGAAATAACTTGTGCCGATGTTGTCAGTCGCTTGGAACTACTCCGGGTTCGCTACGAGACGTTCAACAAAGTTGTTAGCACACCGGGAGTGCGTTGGGACCTTGACGACAAGCTCATTGTTGCAGACGAATCAACATGGATGTTTATGTTCCAGGTATGACGTTGCGAGTTACATGTTGCATAGAAGTATCATGCCGCAGGCTACTCACATAACCGCGGTGgtatccttttttttttcttcagacAAACCCCCTTGCAGGAGCTTACTATTACCGAGACGAGGATGAGTATAGCCGCTTAACAACCATGTTTGGGCTGCATGGTGTGAAGAAGGAGCCGGCAAAAGAAGTGATTACCATATCCGACACCACTGAGTTGATCGTGATAACTGATTCACCCGTACCGTATGCACCTACTCGTGGGAAACATGGTCATTCGCTGGCTGAGCAGGAAGAAGTGAATTCTCCCTTCATCGATCCGCCTACACTTGTGCGCCGAAAGCTTTTCGATGAACCGTCAATGAATTATGCCGAAGTGTCGTCTAGCGTGGATGCTGGGCGAGTTGGGAGCTTTAATCAAACTCAGACGTTACCGGTGAAGCAGTTGTACTCATCGCCTAACGGCTCATCGTGCGCGTCTTGGAGTCCGGCAGCTGCATCGCGCAAAGCACCCCTGTAAGCAGCTGTGAGGTTCACCGACCCATCTACATATCTTTTGTTACCGTAGTACTAAGTTGTTTCGTACTTTAAGTTGCCTATGTGGTCGTTGATTGGAAGTGTAACTTCGTTGTAATTATATGTTCAAATGTGGAATGTACAAGGCGACTCATATTTTGGAGTACTTATGTTGTTTATATAAATGTTCTCATGAAATGGCTGTTGTTTTTGGATATTAAGCTTGGCAACATGTCATTGAAATTTCGCTTTATGCTAGTGATAAATTGTCAAACAAATACGCAGTACATAAAAAACAATGTGTTACTATACATGTAATGACATAGTTGGATGCAGAAGTCAATCACACGGTATTCCTCTCAGCCCACATTGCAGCAGCAAGGTCGTCCCTCTTCTTCGACCACATTGGTGTCGGCGCGACGGTTGAGATAGTGGCCAACACAGGGTCATCGTGATCACTCACATACCCGTCGTCATAGTGAACTCCTAACAATTCCTCGTATGGATCCACCTCCATGTGAGTACGTATAAAATTGTGAAGcaagaaacaagcaattatcAAACCCGTTTGGACCTCGATAGGATAGTAGCTTGGGCTGCGAAGAATTCCCCAGCGCATCTTGAGCAATGCAAACGAACGCTCAATCACATTCCGTGCTTTAGAGTGCTTCAAGTTAAACAATTCTTCGGGTGTTTGAGGTGCTTGAGTTCCGTTACCCCACTCCTTCAGATGGTACCGAATGCCTTTGTACGGGGTGATGAATCCTTCGCTGTTGGCATACGCATTGTCACATAGGTAATAGCAATCTGCAAATGTGAAAGCCCATGAAAAGGTTAGCTTCAAGCCTGCCCTCGTCACTATAGAGTGGATAacaaaatgttttacctttgggTACTTTAAGGCCGAGAGGACGGCTGATTGCATCACGTAATACCCTCGAATCACCTGCGGAACCCTCCCAACCTGGCAGCACATAAATGAACCGAAGTTGGCGATCACACACTGCAAGTGTATTTGTTGACACTTGCCCCTTTCTATTACGATAACGTGGTGTGTCAGCAATAGGCACTCGTACGTGTATGTAAGTCCCATCTAACGCTCCAAGACAGCCCTACAACAAAAATTGAGCTTCGGGTTGTCACTTCCATGGCAGTGAAAAATCAATATTATGGGGGCGTACCTATGTCACATACCTTAAACCACTTCCATCTTGATTCCGTGCAGTCATCGTCAACCGGTTCAGGTTTAACTAACAACAACTCATGCAAACTGAGCACACCACGAAGCACCATATGTGTGTATTTAGAAACTGTTTCAGAAGAGCGCATGAAATCGTGGCCTACAACCCGTGTCTTTTTATGGTGTGCAAGAATGGACAAAAACATAGCAACTTGTTCCTCGACGGTTACAAATTTTTGGTCTATTAATCCAGTGCGATCACGCAGAATTCGACATAATTTACCGAAAGTGTTTCTATCCATACGCAGATTGTCTAGACATGAACGATCAGAAACCCGGGTAAGCCTGTCCAACTGTTTTACATGAGCAGGAATGGAGTCAATCATTACCTCTGGGATCCCCCTTCCACCCCGTTTCCTTTTATGTGAATTGGATTTGGCCACAGATATAAGCATGCATACAAGGAGCATGTTTTGCCTATGGTTTCTTAGTATTTCCTCAAGCAAAATCAGTAGCTCGATTGGTTCCTTAGCATCCACCTATATGATCATTTATCAACAAGCTTACTTAAATGCTTCACACACAGTAGCACAATAACAAATGACAAACAAGCACAGCAGGAGCATCCACTTCACATTGTCATCACAAATGCATAACATAGATATTTTAATCAACTACATTAGGTGATTGTTTAGTGCATATAACCTCTTAGCATAACAAGGTAGATAAATAACTCAAATTAGGACCCCATACGGACTTCAAGCGTTTCAGTAGCAGCATCAAATCAATACAGTATATGCAGCAATATGCATGGC
This portion of the Salvia splendens isolate huo1 chromosome 10, SspV2, whole genome shotgun sequence genome encodes:
- the LOC121751654 gene encoding uncharacterized protein LOC121751654; this translates as MTAMKELAATGWKSDNGFRSGYLTRALEALKREFPKTDIVVHPHIKSKITTWKKNYYSLMQILDRSGVGFNADGDYKIDIDDEQWAQVVEKDSNAKYMGNKSWPMFSDWKEIFGKDRADGLKGMDTGEAVQKIYGYKADVGDSSAKSSPITLDELFPDEVFPGGVMPEMVDESTSAPTPLRVPTRVQKKLPTKRKAEDKMDSVLALMNRIHEDTNDRLKDISTRIGYEFDLSTKRTEVFNQLKGMPGLTLKQQFYAAKKLVKEPELMDLFRGLDEWARPAFVLDLLETDRMI
- the LOC121752585 gene encoding uncharacterized protein LOC121752585, with the protein product MADDEAVQPVDAKEPIELLILLEEILRNHRQNMLLVCMLISVAKSNSHKRKRGGRGIPEVMIDSIPAHVKQLDRLTRVSDRSCLDNLRMDRNTFGKLCRILRDRTGLIDQKFVTVEEQVAMFLSILAHHKKTRVVGHDFMRSSETVSKYTHMVLRGVLSLHELLLVKPEPVDDDCTESRWKWFKVGRVPQVIRGYYVMQSAVLSALKYPKVKHFVIHSIVTRAGLKLTFSWAFTFADCYYLCDNAYANSEGFITPYKGIRYHLKEWGNGTQAPQTPEELFNLKHSKARNVIERSFALLKMRWGILRSPSYYPIEVQTGLIIACFLLHNFIRTHMEVDPYEELLGVHYDDGYVSDHDDPVLATISTVAPTPMWSKKRDDLAAAMWAERNTV
- the LOC121752584 gene encoding B3 domain-containing protein At4g34400-like, producing the protein MAADGPHAVPNVGPDYQRIPAFMTVFHQGRFHDDMRLLDDFVGVNGHDIPFDCRLVWPNGMRYRVRVLKLGHGFFFSSGWRDFIRDTGVLHGDTLTFTLVDVGMFNVKRFNSETQCPPQGDVNVVDEDDGEGSHAMDLATSEDYVPSETDSETTFDDDYVDDSRALLIDGFPTFAVTLTSTNINRRLEIPYCFWRRHIPNGAIHAGVYLSTEELDEEDLDDEIYNPDIDSSDDHAPSDVETESAEDSEYDDERGALDDDAYPTWTLKLTTSNIKRTIEIPADFWNVHASAAPQQNMVHFLVDGKTWRVFLKHSKGRIWVKHGWRRFKEANALFPGVRCHFKLVDAQDIQFYVWFNRP